The genomic DNA TCTTAAGTCAGTTGTGTATCGCTTTTCATCTTTATCCTGAATGAAACTCCATTTTGCAACCATCCGGGAACTGCTGTAATCGAATGTCCTGTATAGCAGGATAAGTATGTCATCCAGTTTTTGCCATTCCCTGCTATCAAAATACTTCAAAATCCAATCGCGATTGACAGTATTAAGAAGAAAAATGCCACCCGGTTTCAAAGACTGATAAGCTTTTTTCAACGTCAGCAAATCATCGGACTCTTTTTTGAAGTACCCAAATGATGTCCCGAAATTTATGGCGGCGTCGAAGCGGTTTCTGTAAGTAATCTTGCGCATATCAGCATGTTTTAACGTGATCTTCAACTTCTTCTGTATGGCTGTATGCGACAGC from Candidatus Zixiibacteriota bacterium includes the following:
- a CDS encoding methyltransferase domain-containing protein; the protein is MKKQIWWKEFFSDFRPVFDTIPARTTNADVRYIIRKLNLKAGSEFLDCPCGIGRISLPLAQKGVCVTGVDVTREYLEELSHTAIQKKLKITLKHADMRKITYRNRFDAAINFGTSFGYFKKESDDLLTLKKAYQSLKPGGIFLLNTVNRDWILKYFDSREWQKLDDILILLYRTFDYSSSRMVAKWSFIQDKDEKRYTTDLRMYSLHELLPMMKSAGFTEIEAFGSTKDDPVSVDSRLMYIFGKKGR